From the Cryptomeria japonica chromosome 2, Sugi_1.0, whole genome shotgun sequence genome, one window contains:
- the LOC131870668 gene encoding B3 domain-containing protein REM5-like: MGPSGHLWHVKLCCTGASASFRDGWQDFVSDNHIKARDILVFRHVRDMYFVVQVFGAIQREHEQNDTLCDPKEEILSGICSQNKEIASADSSTPTSGAVPNVASCSFMRANSVLQTIPKDFGDRWLPNKKVELVFVHHKNPGEWRHVLGIYRGGRQYGIKWQRFVIDNKLHKGDKCVLKLINTVKHIFMIYVNKKIVSADSSTSAAGPNVASGSFMRDNSEAVAVLNPVKRAEPMFSVTLSKSATSNSFYLTIPKGFGDRWLPNKKVELIFVHHKNPGEWRHMLDIFRGGREYGVYWKSFVIDNKLHKGDNCVFKMINGVKHIFMIFVVNRVGE; encoded by the exons ATGGGGCCAAGTGGTCACTTATGGCATGTAAAATTGTGCTGTACTGGTGCATCTGCATCTTTTAGAGATGGATGGCAAGATTTTGTTTCTGACAATCATATAAAAGCAAGAGACATTCTTGTTTTCAGGCATGTCAGGGATATGTATTTTGTGGTGCAAGTATTTGGTGCAATTCAACGTGAACATGAACAGAATGATACATTGTGTGATCCTAAAGAAGAAATCCTCTCGGGAATTTGCAGTCAAAACAAGGAAATCGCCTCAGCAGATTCTTCCACTCCCACGTCAGGTGCAGTTCCAAATGTTGCATCTTGCTCATTTATGAGGGCTAATTCAG TGTTACAGACCATTCCAAAAGATTTTGGAGACCGCTGGTTACCAAATAAGAAGGTAGAATTAGTATTCGTGCATCACAAGAATCCTGGAGAATGGCGGCATGTGCTTGGAATATATAGGGGTGGAAGGCAATATGGAATAAAATGGCAAAGATTTGTCATTGATAATAAGCTGCATAAAGGAGACAAATGTGTTCTTAAGTTGATAAACACAGTCAAGCACATTTTCATGATCTATGTTAATAAGAAAATTGTCTCAGCAGATTCTTCCACATCGGCTGCAGGTCCAAATGTTGCATCTGGCTCATTTATGAGGGATAATTCAG AGGCCGTTGCAGTTCTCAATCCTGTGAAAAGGGCGGAACCAATGTTTTCAGTGACCTTAAGCAAGAGTGCAACATCCAATTCTTTTTacctt ACCATTCCAAAAGGTTTTGGAGACCGTTGGTTACCAAATAAGAAGGTAGAATTAATCTTTGTGCATCACAAGAATCCTGGAGAATGGCGGCATATGCTTGATATATTCAGGGGTGGAAGGGAATATGGAGTATATTGGAAAAGTTTTGTCATCGACAATAAGCTGCATAAAGGAGACAACTGTGTTTTTAAGATGATAAACGGAGTGAAACACATTTTCATGATCTTTGTTGTTAACAGAGTTGGTGAGTAG